gagtgaagactatgagagcgaatcttgtccagagtcggacaagtcagctttgcttgtagcccaagtaaagttgccgtgtgagtttgaaatctgaccgttggaacacatgtcagttccttagtgacccagggtcatttcggacaaatcaggtcgggttgccaagtggctataaatagcccacccccacaaccataaacggttggctgctcagattgagagtacggcttttgtcgtttgagagcaacccacctcgaagcctttgagagagaattccttgcgaggataaagccctaaccacctagagccagagagaattgggcatcacttaagtcttcttgtctgtgatctgaagacttattacacttgaggactgtgcatcctccagccggttaggcgtcgcgttctgagcatccaagagacattgtggattgccggtgaacgaagtctgtgaaggtttgggagtcgaccttgaagacttaccagagtgattgggcgaggtctgtgtgaccttagctcaaggggaatacggtgaggactgggtgtcctgaactgcgtgttcaggactgggtgtccgggactgtgtgtcctaaggtttaaatacctaactGCCCCAACCaaacgtacaattgtcacaacaactagaactggtccaaaaaatcattgtcttcaacgagtcactggtttcatcttcccttccctttacttacggttgctccttgtgaagtcattgtatgcttgcactatcttttgtcttcagtgagtgactgcatgctctgtatggcttcataatatcttcctacccgatccttactacattgcttctattaagtcattgtgctttcacttcattgaacacttgactatggcttgcctagtgtagtctaccttccgctgcatggtaataggtttatatctatcgtttgtcttcataacttccacgttttgaagactttcataaaaatcgcctattcaccccccctctagtcgatataacgcactttcactctcccactaaggcccattaaggcccatacactccccgaggggttccggtaaccccccggtactccggtaaatgcccgaactcacccagaaccattccgatgtccaaacatagccttctaatatatcgatctttacgtctcgaccatttcgagactccttgtcatgtctgtgatcatatccggaactcctaactacctttggtacatcaaaacacattaactcataataccgatcgtcaccgaacgttaagcgtgcggaccctacggtttcgagaactatgtagacatgactgagactcgtctccggtcaataaccaatagcggaacctggatgctcatattggttcctatatattctacgaagatctttatcggtcaaaccgcataacaacatatgttgttccctttgtcatcggtatgttacttgctcgagattcgatcgtcggtatctcaatacctagttcaatctcgttatcggcaagtctctttactcattccgtaatgcaacatcccgtaactaactcattagtcacattgcttgcaaggcttatagtgatgtgcattactgagagggcccagagatacctctccgatacacggtgtgacaaatcctaatctcgatctatgccaactcaacaaacaccattggagacacctgtagagcatctttatagtcacccagttacgttgtgacgtttgatagaacactaagtgttcctctggtattcgggagttgcataatctcatagtcataggaacatgtataagtcatggagaaagcaatagtagtaaactaaacgatcaaagtgctaagctaatggatgggtcaagtcaatcacatcattctctaatgatgtgatcccgttcataaaatgacaactctttgtccatgtctaggaaacttaaccatctttgattaacgggctagtcaagtagaggcatactagtgacactcagtttgtctatgtattcacacatgtactaagtttccggttaatacaattctagcatgaataataaacatttatcatgatataaggaaatataataaccactttattattgcctctagggcatatttccttcagtactttcctcccactcacttctttcgagagaaactccttctctagaaaggatacattcttagaaactaatatcttgccttcggattaaggtgtacccaacagtttcctttgggtatcctgtgaagacgcatttctccaatttgggttcgagcttatcaggctgaagctttttcacataagcatcgcaacctcaaacattaagaaacgacagcttagatttcttgccaaactacaattcatatggtgtcatctcaacggatttagatggtgcccaatttaatgtgaatgcagccgtctctaaagcataaccccaaaacgatagtggtaaatcggtaagagacatcatagattgcaccatatctaataaagtatggttacgacattcggacacaccattatgatgtggtgttccagatggcgtgagttgcaaaactattccacattgtttcacatgaagaccaaactcgtaactcaaatattcaccttcactatcagatcgtagaaactttattttcttgttacgacgattttctacttcactccaaaattctttgaacttttcaaatgtttcagacttatgtttcattaagtagacatacccatatctactcaaatcatctgtgaaggtcagaaaataacgatacccgccgcgagcctcaacactcatcggaccgcatacatcagtatgtattatttccaataagtcagttgctcgctccattgttccggagaacggagtcttagtccacttgcccatgaggcatggttcgcaagcatcaagtgattccaaaagcccatcaacattgagtttcttcatgcactttacactaatatgacctaaacagcagtgccacaaataagttgcactatcattattaactttgcatcttttggcttcaacattatgaatatgtgtatcactatgatcaagatttaacaaaaatagacactcaacaagggtgcatgaccataaaagatattactcatataaatagaacaaccattattctctgatttaaatgaataaccgtctcgcatcaaacaagattcagatataatgttcatgctcaacgctgacaccaaataacaattattcagatctaaaactaatcccgaaggtagatgtagaggtagcgtgtcgactgcgatcacatcgaccttggaaccatttcctacgcgcatcatcacctcgtccttagtcaatcttcgtttaatccatagcccctgtttcgagttacaaatatgagcaacaaaaccagtatcaaatactcaggcgctactacgagcattagtaaggaacacatcaataacatgtatatcaaatatacctttaactttgtcatccttcttatccgccaaatatttggggcagttccgcttccagtgaccagtccctttgtagtagaagcactcagtttcaggcttaaatccagacttgggcttcttcccgggagcatcaacttgcttgctattcttcttgaagttccccttattccctttgccctttttcttgaaactagtggtctttttaaccatcaacacttgatgctccttcttgatttctacctctgcagcctttagcattgcgaagagctcgggaattgtcttttccatccctttcatattatagttcatcacgaaaccttTATagtttggtggaagtgattgaagaactctgtcaattacactatcaacaagaagattgactcccagctgagtcaagtggttatggtacccagacattctgagtatgtttcactgacaaaactgttctcctccttcttgcagctatagaacttattggagacttcatatctctcaactcaggcatttgcttgaaatattaactttaactcttggaacatctcatatgctccatgacgttcaaaatgtctttgaagtcccgattctaagccgtaaagcatggcacactgaactatcaagtagtcatcagtttTAGTctaccaaacattcataacgtccaagtctctttactcgttccgtaatgcatcaccccgtaactaactcattagtcacattgcttgcaaggcttatagtgatgtgcattaccgagagggcccagagatacctctccgatactcggagtgacaaatcctaatctcgatctatgtcaacccaacaaacaccttcggagacacttgtagtgcatctttataatcacccaattacgttgtgacgtttgatagcacacaaggtgttccttcggtattcgggagttgcataatctcatagtcagaggaatatgtataagtcatgattaaagcaatagcaataaaacttaacgatcattatgctaagctaacggatgggtattgtccatcacattattccctaatgatgtgatcccgttcatcaaatgacaacacatgtctatggtcaagaaacttaaccatatttgattaacgagctaatcaagtagaggcatactagggacactctattttgtctatgtattcacacatgtactaagtttccggttaatacaattctagcatgaatattaaaaatgtatcatgatataaagaaatataaataacaaatttattattgcctctagggcatatttccttgagtttCATGTTTGGCTCGCCGGCTAGTCACACCTATTCCAATGCATTCTTAGCTCTTGGTCTtttatttgctttttatttttttgcgaaagaaatttccaatctattcatcaatcatggaagtacagagaacacaagaggtaataaaaattacaactaggtctatggaccacctagcgacggctacaagcactggagcgagccgaagatgcgccgccgtcatcgcccctccatcaccggagtcgggcaaaccttgttgtagtagacagtcggaaagtcgtaaTGCTAAGACCCCAAAGGACCAGCACACCAGAGCagcaaccatcgccgatgaagagAGTTGTAGATTGGAAAGATTAAACCTGTAACCACTCGAACAAAGACAAACAAAAACTGGATCCAAATAGATCCACCGAAGATCAGCACCGACCGAATCCCATGAGATCCaacagagacacacctccacacatccTCCGACAACGCTATTCACACCATCGGGACGGGGTAGGACGTGGGAGACATTATTGCTACCGAGGGACATCTTCGCTGCCACACAGCCACAACCAAGAcgttcaacctagcaaaaacaagaaTGGGGTCCCTCCCGCCGAcggcgggagggggggggggagatcctCCACACCTCCACAGGCCAAAGGCCATCGGAGGCGGGGCGGATCCGCAGCGGTGCCGACGAGAGGAGGAAGGAGACTTTTCTTGTGGAGGAGGAAAGACTTTGATAATAGATCTGAATCATTTTcgtagaaaagaagaagaagaaaaaagcttTGGTAGGCAATGAAAATGTCTCCTCTCACTGAACGCATATTGTCAGAAGGCctaaaataaattttaaaaaattgCAAGCACCGGTGCCAAGTCTAATACCTGAACTGTGATGGGCTGAGAATACCATTATCCTCGTAACAATCCAACCACAAAAAACAAAATGGTTCCCGTGGCCTCCTGCCTTTGTTAATCAAGGATTTTCATAAAGAATATTTGTTCTTAAAGAGAAATGCCGCTGTGGTTTTTGGATAATTGTGTCGTAAATGTGATGGTTTTATGCATTTTACTGTGTTTTGTAAGGTCAACAATCTAGAGGGGAGCTGCGCTTCAGCCAGCCAGGAGTTCGATCTTGACCGATCCTGATCCACCCACCGCACCTCATCTGCCCACGAATGGCACAGCCAGCCCTCCCTAAATAATCCCCGAAACACTTATTAAGAAACTAATCTCGACTATTAGAAAAAGTGGGAGCAGAAAGGGCCAAAACCCCAACCCGAAGATAAACAAGGCAAGCAAAGTATCGGATCCGGACTAATCAAGCCACCCAAATCTGCAGATTAATTCCCCACCCCCCAGCCCCGCCGGCCGCGTCATGCTCCGGCCGTTCCCCTGCCCCCACcgcacgcccgccgccgccgccgccagcccgccccccgccgccgcggccgcagCCATGGCGCCGTCCTCCTCCCGCTCCCACTCCCActccggcggcgggggcggcggccacgtctccctctccctctcgccttCCTCCTGCAGGCACACCCCCTCCTCGGCCACGCTCGATCTCCTCATCCTCCTGCTCGTGCTCTTctccctcgccttcctcctcgcctcCTCGCTCGCCCACGTCTCGCGCTCGCTCTCCCCGCTCCTCgcgtcgccgcccgccgccgcggcgctcgcctccgccgccgccgccctgccctaCTTCGCTGCCGGCCTCCCCTACGTCGCCGCAGCCGCGGTGCTCGCCACGGCCGCCTTCCTGTCCTGCCgacgcctccctcgccgccgctgccgcaaCCCGCGCTGCCGCGGGCTCCGGAAGGCGCTCGAGTTCGATGTCCAGCTCCAGAGCGAGGAGGCCGTGCGGGCTGGCGGGGGGAGCACCGTTGGCGGCGCTGACGCCGCCATGTGGCGCGAGATCGAGACCTTGCCGTGGAAAGGGGGCCAGAGCGGGAACAATCCAGACTACGAGTGCCTTCGCGCAGAGCTCCGCCGGATGGCGCCGCCCAACGGCCGCGCTGTCCTGCTCTTCCGCAACCGCTGTGGCTGCCCGGTGGCCAAGCTCGAGGGCTGGGGCACCCCCAAAAGCAAGCGGCGGAATAAGAAGTGAGAGCCCATTGACCCATTCCCCTTTCCTTGCAACTTCATGAAATAAGTTCAGTTACATGATCTAAACTCCTAACAGTGTCACGATTTCTGTGGGAGCGATGCAGATATATAGGCTACATACATCTTCAATACAAACGATCAATCTTTGATATGTTTCTTTGGGGTTCAACAGGAGTTATACTGTTTCTGTGTGTATGGCCATCTAGTTTTATATGATCTAGGAAGTATGCTGGTTGGAAGTTTTAATCGAGTTAGCATTTTTTCTCCGAAGCTAGTGAATTATGTCATGTCCTCTTTGTGGTTGTTCATCTGCCACTGGGACACAAGTTAAATTTACCTAACTACCATTCTCAGTTGAAGGGGGTGTAAATGTTCATAACCACTTTTATTTTCTATCTGTTGCTTGAGCAGATGCATTTTTCTCGTAAAAGATATTTTCCAACTGTAAACTTATTGTCCCTTCTCTGCAAATGTGTTTGGAATTTTGGATAAGTTATGCAAATGTTGAAGAAAAGCATCCATTGTTAATACAATTCAACGCCCTTTGCTCACATCTCATGGCAGATGTTACATATGAAATTAATTTAAATTTGATGACCTTTAGTGACATTTATGCTACATTTTCGTTTATGGCTAACGTTAAACATGGGATTAAATGGTGACTGATTCTAATTGTTGCTTGGGGTGGATTATTTTAGATGATTAAGCCTATTTCTAACTAGATAAACTTAAGCTCAGTTTAGGAGCTTGTGGGACTAGCAAGTTAAGGATTTAATGCTTTTGACTTGCCAAGCCAGTCAGAAGAAGAAATTGGGTCACCTAACCAGGTTATCTGTATTATTAGGAAGTGCTTTTGAGAGGATACAGTTTTGGTGTCACTTAACATAATTCACTAACTAGGAGTGCCTCTTCCCTCTTGGGATTGTGGCAGTTGTTTCTGCTAGGCCGAAAAAGTTCCGCATGACGTGATAGTATTTTGTGCCATCTATGGTTTGACTATGTCATTACTAACAACTACCTAATTGTGTCTATCAGTTGCACGGATTGAGTTTGTTCACTCAATTGACCTTTACTGTCTATTTCGTAGTGACACATATTTTTAGCATgttcttactccctccgtcccaaaattcttgtcttagatttatctaaatacggatgtatcaagtcacgttttagtattagatacatccatatctagaaaaatctaagacaagaattttgggacggagggagtactatttttaaTCGAACCAATTAATGATCAAATTTACTTCCACACAGTTTCTCCTCACTTCTCGCATTGAACACACATCCTTATTTGAAAAATAAAAAACTAAAGAATTTCATATCACATGTTCGGTAGGAAACATGTTTCTAGGATGCCAAGTAGGGAGATATATGATTCTATAGGTGCTCTTCTTAGTTTATCAGTGCGAAAATGCCTCTGTTTGCTTAATAATGATTGGGACGATTGGAAGTATAGGCGCTACCGTCTTGATTCCGGGAGAGGTGATGTTATCATTGGCATTTCCATGTTTTCTAGGATGCCAAGTAGGGAGATATATGATTCTATAGGTGCTCTTCTTAGTTTATCAGTGCGAAAATGCCTCCATTTGCTTAATAATGATTGGGACAATTGGAAGTATAGACGCTACCGTCTTGACTCCAGGAGAGGTGATGTTATCATTGGCATTTCTCTTTCTGATTAACATGGTGTGTCAGGGGCACTATGTCGTACAGTGGTTGAGATGGTTCATGTTTAATTACAATTTGTTTGGTTTCTGGGCCTAGAGTACTTCTCTGTTTCTGATCATAACTCACTGCCCACGTGTTCTTAGCTATGTTGTCTGAATAACACTGATACCATGAAAGCATATGCATGGAGAAAAATCCAATACTACAACATGTAACAAATGAACTCCTTGGTCCTTGCCATCTGCTACATGTATCTACACAAAATGATGAGTTGACGAAGTCAATATGATGAACTGCAACCAAGAAGAGAGTTCGCACAACGAAAGCAATAGCAATTCTACAGATGCGAAGGAAGTAGCAACGTAGAAATGAGTAGTAGTGTGGGAGGAAGTAAATAATAGTTCAACTGCTTACTGCATTATGATAGACCACACTAGCACAACCACTTCACACACAATACGGTTCAGCACTTAAAGTTTAGAGGACCATAAATGTACATAAGGTACCCGGGCAGGACACGATGAATCATGATTCTTAAGTCCAGTTGTTGCTTCTATCTTTGTCATTAATGGTTGAGGAGGTCCAATCTCAGATCTCACCAATCGCTATGCCTCTGTTGCCTCACCATTTTCTTGCACTTGCCTTTGTTGCCTCACCATTTTCTTACACTTGCCTTTGTTGCCTCACCATTTTCTTACACATGCTCTAACCATTGTTCGTCTAGTCAGAGATTTGCTTGCTGAAGGAATCCACGATGACCTTAGAGGACTCAAAAGCTATCTCTTCCAATTCCCCACATTCTTATTAAGCATTGTGCTATTCTCATTTCCTTGAAGGAGATGTACGTTGTGTTCATGTACTAAATCCTTAGCACGTCAAACGTGCTAAGGATTTAGTACATGAACACAACTTACATCTCTTACAAACAGCTTTCCAGGATCACCTCAGAGGACTCAAAAATTATCTCTTACAAACAGCTTTCTTTGTAAAGACACACATGGTAGATGTGGATACTGGACCCCAGAATAACCTGCAAATAACCTTAAATTGTGGTCACCAGAATATGCATTCATTTGTTTGCACCAAGGGGGCCGTGGTGATTTACTAATTTAACTATCAACAGCTACTGTAACACTTATTTTTCGTAGAACTGACTATCCTTGTATACTGATTAATTTCTGTATGATAAATTTAGTCAATATACACCTTTTATATGTAGCATGTGGAAATCCTTAATACTGCCCCCAGCTCTTGCATCTTTGCAAGAAAGGGATGCATATGGCTATATTGCATCATGACTTGTTAAGCTAGACACTTCTTTAGTTCAGTTAAAATTTGCCAGTGTTCAGTTAGGTCAAGTCTTCTAACCCCTGCTTCACTTGTTTTAATTGGACTTAACCTGAGTACACTGCAGCACTGGAACTtggatattgatgcgtttattatCGATATATACACCATAGCTTCTGAAAAGAGTTTGAGAAAAAAATTATTTCACATTGTTACTATGTTTTGAAGTACCCGTTGGTTAGGTTTTCTCTCTGTCAAGCATACTTATTTTGCATGGTCTTCCTTGTTTGGGCTACACCTTTTGTTAATGGAAATTTGCTATGCAAATATTTTTGTAGTTAAATCAGATGTTATGAACTGACCCATCTTTTTCCAGAATTGGTTGCCCAATTAATGTTTTTAAGTGTTTCTCAATTAATGTTACTCCTGAGCAATCAGCAATACTGTGACCTGTGAGAGTGCATTCTTGGCTTGGATGCTTATGTATTTCTGT
The sequence above is a segment of the Triticum dicoccoides isolate Atlit2015 ecotype Zavitan chromosome 1A, WEW_v2.0, whole genome shotgun sequence genome. Coding sequences within it:
- the LOC119278156 gene encoding uncharacterized protein At5g19025-like yields the protein MLRPFPCPHRTPAAAAASPPPAAAAAAMAPSSSRSHSHSGGGGGGHVSLSLSPSSCRHTPSSATLDLLILLLVLFSLAFLLASSLAHVSRSLSPLLASPPAAAALASAAAALPYFAAGLPYVAAAAVLATAAFLSCRRLPRRRCRNPRCRGLRKALEFDVQLQSEEAVRAGGGSTVGGADAAMWREIETLPWKGGQSGNNPDYECLRAELRRMAPPNGRAVLLFRNRCGCPVAKLEGWGTPKSKRRNKKGTQGSSLDGGVR